One window of the Klebsiella sp. WP3-W18-ESBL-02 genome contains the following:
- a CDS encoding sucrose-6-phosphate hydrolase: MSHPSRLPAILQAVMQGQPRALADSHYPRWHHAPVTGLMNDPNGFIEFAGRYHLFYQWNPLACDHKFKCWGHWSSADLLHWQHEPIALMPDEEYDRNGCYSGSAVDSQGTLTLCYTGNVKFDDGSRTAWQCLATENADGTFTKLGPVLPLPEGYTGHVRDPKVWQHEGRWYMVLGAQDLQKRGKVLLFSSADLHEWTSQGEIAGYGINGLDDAGYMWECPDLFALGDQHVLICCPQGVPREKERYLNTYPAVWMSGDFDYHRAAFEHGELHELDAGFEFYAPQTMLTSDGRRLLVGWMGVPEGEEMLQPTLTNGWIHQMTCLRELEFIDGQLYQRPLRELSALRGEAHGWAGNSLPLAPMEIVLQTTGDDILSLDFDGALILERDASGIRLARPSLASDEKHYRYWRGDVRSLHIFIDQSSVEIFINGGEGVMSCRYFPACSGQLMFSGITPDAFCYWPLRTCMVE; this comes from the coding sequence ATGTCACATCCATCACGCCTGCCTGCGATTTTGCAGGCTGTTATGCAGGGCCAGCCGCGCGCGCTGGCCGACAGCCACTATCCCCGCTGGCACCATGCGCCGGTGACCGGGCTGATGAACGATCCCAACGGCTTTATTGAATTTGCCGGACGTTATCACCTGTTTTATCAGTGGAACCCGCTCGCCTGCGATCATAAGTTCAAGTGCTGGGGGCACTGGAGCTCTGCCGACCTGCTGCACTGGCAACATGAGCCGATCGCGCTCATGCCGGATGAAGAGTATGACCGCAACGGCTGCTACTCCGGAAGCGCCGTGGATAGTCAGGGCACGCTCACCCTGTGCTATACCGGCAACGTAAAATTTGACGACGGCAGCCGAACCGCGTGGCAGTGCCTGGCGACGGAAAATGCCGACGGCACGTTTACCAAACTCGGCCCGGTATTACCGCTGCCGGAGGGCTATACCGGCCACGTGCGTGACCCGAAAGTCTGGCAGCACGAAGGTCGCTGGTACATGGTGCTGGGCGCACAGGATTTGCAAAAGCGTGGCAAGGTGTTGTTATTCAGCTCAGCGGACCTTCATGAGTGGACGAGTCAGGGCGAAATCGCCGGTTATGGCATCAATGGCCTGGACGACGCGGGCTATATGTGGGAATGCCCGGACCTGTTTGCCCTCGGCGACCAGCATGTCCTGATTTGCTGCCCGCAGGGCGTGCCTCGTGAGAAAGAGCGCTATCTCAACACCTACCCGGCAGTGTGGATGAGCGGCGATTTCGACTACCACCGCGCGGCCTTCGAGCATGGCGAACTGCACGAATTGGACGCAGGGTTTGAGTTCTACGCCCCGCAAACCATGCTTACCAGTGATGGCCGCCGTCTGCTGGTCGGCTGGATGGGCGTGCCGGAGGGCGAAGAGATGCTTCAACCGACCCTCACCAACGGCTGGATCCATCAGATGACCTGCCTGCGTGAGCTGGAGTTTATCGATGGTCAGCTATACCAACGTCCTCTACGAGAGCTGAGCGCCCTGCGCGGCGAAGCGCACGGCTGGGCAGGGAACTCCCTGCCGCTGGCACCGATGGAAATCGTTCTACAAACCACTGGGGACGATATTTTGAGCCTCGATTTTGACGGCGCATTAATCCTTGAACGCGATGCCAGCGGGATCCGCCTGGCCCGACCCAGTCTGGCCAGCGACGAGAAGCATTATCGTTACTGGCGCGGAGACGTCCGCTCGCTGCATATTTTCATCGACCAGTCTAGCGTGGAGATTTTCATCAACGGCGGCGAAGGAGTGATGAGCTGCCGCTACTTCCCGGCCTGTTCAGGGCAGCTAATGTTCTCTGGCATCACACCGGACGCATTCTGCTACTGGCCGCTGCGAACTTGCATGGTAGAATAA